From a region of the Phaseolus vulgaris cultivar G19833 chromosome 6, P. vulgaris v2.0, whole genome shotgun sequence genome:
- the LOC137831136 gene encoding mitogen-activated protein kinase 20-like isoform X1, translated as MFWRIFGCQGKMQREHWKKVEFLLCVTEMDFFSEYGDANQYKIQEVIGKGSYGVVCSAIDTLSGEKVAIKKIHDIFEHTSDAARILREIKLLRLLRHPDIVEIKHIILPPSWKDFKDIYVVFELMESDLHQVIKANDDLTKEHYQFFLYQLLRALKFIHTANVFHRDLKPKNILANANCKLKICDFGLARVAFSDTPTTIFWTDYVATRWYRAPELCGSFYSKYTPAIDIWSIGCIFAEVLTGKPLFPGKNVVHQLDLMTDLLGTPSLDTISRVRNEKARRYLTSMRKKQPVSFAQKFSNADPLALRLLEKLLAFDPKDRPTAEEALADPYFKGLAKVEKEPSCQPITKMEFEFERRRVTKDEIRELIFHEILEYHPQLLKDYMNGTERTNFLYPSAVDQFRKQFAHLEENGINGHVLPLERKHVSLPRSTIVHSNTIHPKDQTNIAASKNRPTAEECNRNSRDAKILVPRSMQGPQRIPLAKPGKVVGPVVPYDFDDIVKDSYNPRSFIRGSVLPTQPVPPAYYYHQRSSSGNQERAATEAGKSVPSQATHPQEQVGVNPKMAPEIAINIDTNPFFMTRAGVNKLEQGDQIVIDTNLLQPKTYGGNSAAAGAPAHRKVGPVQYGMTRMF; from the exons TTACAGAGATGGACTTTTTCTCTGAATATGGTGATGCCAACCAGTACAAGATTCAAGAAGTCATTGGAAAGGGTAGCTATGGTGTTGTCTGTTCAGCCATTGACACTCTCAGTGGAGAAAAAGTGGCAATTAAGAAGATTCATGATATCTTCGAGCATACATCTGATGCTGCTCGAATTCTCCGTGAGATAAAGCTGCTCAGACTTCTTCGACATCCTGATATTGTAGAAATAAAACACATTATCCTGCCTCCATCATGGAAGGACTTTAAAGatatttatgttgtttttgAGCTCATGGAGTCTGATCTTCATCAAGTCATTAAAGCCAATGATGACTTGACAAAAGAACACtatcaattttttctttatcaatTACTTCGAGCACTCAAGTTCATTCATACTG CAAATGTCTTTCATCGAGATTTGAAGCCAAAGAATATATTGGCAAATGCAAACTGTAAGCTTAAAATCTGTGATTTTGGGTTAGCTAGAGTTGCCTTCAGTGACACACCAACAACTATATTTTGGACG GATTATGTTGCTACAAGGTGGTATAGAGCTCCAGAGCTATGTGGATCATTTTACTCAAAG TATACACCAGCAATTGATATATGGAGTATAGGTTGTATCTTTGCTGAAGTACTAACGGGAAAGCCACTTTTTCCTGGGAAAAATGTAGTACACCAATTGGACCTGATGACAGATCTGCTTGGGACACCTTCACTGGATACTATATCACGG GTCCGCAATGAGAAAGCAAGGAGATACCTAACTAGCATGAGGAAAAAACAGCCTGTGTCATTTGCTCAAAAGTTTTCCAATGCTGACCCTTTAGCACTGAGACTACTGGAAAAGTTGTTGGCCTTTGATCCAAAAGACCGGCCTACCGCCGAAGAG GCGTTGGCTGATCCTTACTTCAAGGGGCTGGCAAAAGTTGAGAAGGAGCCATCTTGCCAGCCTATCACAAAAAtggaatttgaatttgaaagacGAAGAGTCACAAAGGATGAAATTCGAGAACTGATTTTCCATGAGATTCTAGAGTATCATCCTCAACTATTGAAAGACTACATGAATGGAACTGAGAGAACTAACTTTCTTTATCCAAG TGCCGTTGATCAATTCAGAAAGCAGTTTGCTCATCTGGAGGAAAATGGTATTAATGGTCATGTTTTGCCACTTGAAAGAAAGCACGTTTCTCTTCCAAG GTCAACCATTGTACATTCAAATACAATACACCCAAAAGATCAAACAAACATTGCTGCCAGCAAAAACCGACCAACTGCTGAGGAATGCAACAGGAATTCCAGAGATGCAAAAATTCTAGTGCCAAGGTCAATGCAGGGACCACAAAGAATTCCACTAG CAAAACCTGGTAAAGTTGTGGGGCCAGTTGTTCCATACGACTTCGATGACATTGTCAAGGATTCTTATAATCCTAGGTCGTTTATCAGAGGTTCTGTGCTTCCTACTCAACCTGTTCCCCCAGCTTACTATTATCATCAGAGATCTAGCAGTGGAAACCAAGAAAGGGCAGCAACAGAAGCTGGCAAGAGTGTGCCTTCGCAAGCAACACATCCACAAGAACAAGTTGGAGTTAATCCCAAGATGGCACCTGAGATAGCTATTAATATTGATACAAATCCCTTTTTTATGACAAGGGCAGGAGTTAACAAGTTAGAGCAAGGTGATCAAATAGTCATAGATACAAACTTGTTGCAGCCAAAGACATATGGTGGAAACAGTGCTGCAGCTGGTGCCCCTGCTCATAGAAAGGTAGGTCCTGTTCAGTATGGTATGACAAGAATGTTCTAG
- the LOC137831136 gene encoding mitogen-activated protein kinase 20-like isoform X2, producing MDFFSEYGDANQYKIQEVIGKGSYGVVCSAIDTLSGEKVAIKKIHDIFEHTSDAARILREIKLLRLLRHPDIVEIKHIILPPSWKDFKDIYVVFELMESDLHQVIKANDDLTKEHYQFFLYQLLRALKFIHTANVFHRDLKPKNILANANCKLKICDFGLARVAFSDTPTTIFWTDYVATRWYRAPELCGSFYSKYTPAIDIWSIGCIFAEVLTGKPLFPGKNVVHQLDLMTDLLGTPSLDTISRVRNEKARRYLTSMRKKQPVSFAQKFSNADPLALRLLEKLLAFDPKDRPTAEEALADPYFKGLAKVEKEPSCQPITKMEFEFERRRVTKDEIRELIFHEILEYHPQLLKDYMNGTERTNFLYPSAVDQFRKQFAHLEENGINGHVLPLERKHVSLPRSTIVHSNTIHPKDQTNIAASKNRPTAEECNRNSRDAKILVPRSMQGPQRIPLAKPGKVVGPVVPYDFDDIVKDSYNPRSFIRGSVLPTQPVPPAYYYHQRSSSGNQERAATEAGKSVPSQATHPQEQVGVNPKMAPEIAINIDTNPFFMTRAGVNKLEQGDQIVIDTNLLQPKTYGGNSAAAGAPAHRKVGPVQYGMTRMF from the exons ATGGACTTTTTCTCTGAATATGGTGATGCCAACCAGTACAAGATTCAAGAAGTCATTGGAAAGGGTAGCTATGGTGTTGTCTGTTCAGCCATTGACACTCTCAGTGGAGAAAAAGTGGCAATTAAGAAGATTCATGATATCTTCGAGCATACATCTGATGCTGCTCGAATTCTCCGTGAGATAAAGCTGCTCAGACTTCTTCGACATCCTGATATTGTAGAAATAAAACACATTATCCTGCCTCCATCATGGAAGGACTTTAAAGatatttatgttgtttttgAGCTCATGGAGTCTGATCTTCATCAAGTCATTAAAGCCAATGATGACTTGACAAAAGAACACtatcaattttttctttatcaatTACTTCGAGCACTCAAGTTCATTCATACTG CAAATGTCTTTCATCGAGATTTGAAGCCAAAGAATATATTGGCAAATGCAAACTGTAAGCTTAAAATCTGTGATTTTGGGTTAGCTAGAGTTGCCTTCAGTGACACACCAACAACTATATTTTGGACG GATTATGTTGCTACAAGGTGGTATAGAGCTCCAGAGCTATGTGGATCATTTTACTCAAAG TATACACCAGCAATTGATATATGGAGTATAGGTTGTATCTTTGCTGAAGTACTAACGGGAAAGCCACTTTTTCCTGGGAAAAATGTAGTACACCAATTGGACCTGATGACAGATCTGCTTGGGACACCTTCACTGGATACTATATCACGG GTCCGCAATGAGAAAGCAAGGAGATACCTAACTAGCATGAGGAAAAAACAGCCTGTGTCATTTGCTCAAAAGTTTTCCAATGCTGACCCTTTAGCACTGAGACTACTGGAAAAGTTGTTGGCCTTTGATCCAAAAGACCGGCCTACCGCCGAAGAG GCGTTGGCTGATCCTTACTTCAAGGGGCTGGCAAAAGTTGAGAAGGAGCCATCTTGCCAGCCTATCACAAAAAtggaatttgaatttgaaagacGAAGAGTCACAAAGGATGAAATTCGAGAACTGATTTTCCATGAGATTCTAGAGTATCATCCTCAACTATTGAAAGACTACATGAATGGAACTGAGAGAACTAACTTTCTTTATCCAAG TGCCGTTGATCAATTCAGAAAGCAGTTTGCTCATCTGGAGGAAAATGGTATTAATGGTCATGTTTTGCCACTTGAAAGAAAGCACGTTTCTCTTCCAAG GTCAACCATTGTACATTCAAATACAATACACCCAAAAGATCAAACAAACATTGCTGCCAGCAAAAACCGACCAACTGCTGAGGAATGCAACAGGAATTCCAGAGATGCAAAAATTCTAGTGCCAAGGTCAATGCAGGGACCACAAAGAATTCCACTAG CAAAACCTGGTAAAGTTGTGGGGCCAGTTGTTCCATACGACTTCGATGACATTGTCAAGGATTCTTATAATCCTAGGTCGTTTATCAGAGGTTCTGTGCTTCCTACTCAACCTGTTCCCCCAGCTTACTATTATCATCAGAGATCTAGCAGTGGAAACCAAGAAAGGGCAGCAACAGAAGCTGGCAAGAGTGTGCCTTCGCAAGCAACACATCCACAAGAACAAGTTGGAGTTAATCCCAAGATGGCACCTGAGATAGCTATTAATATTGATACAAATCCCTTTTTTATGACAAGGGCAGGAGTTAACAAGTTAGAGCAAGGTGATCAAATAGTCATAGATACAAACTTGTTGCAGCCAAAGACATATGGTGGAAACAGTGCTGCAGCTGGTGCCCCTGCTCATAGAAAGGTAGGTCCTGTTCAGTATGGTATGACAAGAATGTTCTAG
- the LOC137833042 gene encoding peroxisomal and mitochondrial division factor 2-like, whose protein sequence is MDIANGAVSKMEALERDNASKKDEIQDLRKEIESLRREAEELESEVNAAEEAGSEAAALSSVLEDQERTLVFLERETKTLKQLNAECEMKVRDLERRIGVLEVRKSEEQSKRVRVEEEMREKVGEKEKQIETLKQRIKDLEEGKAVERIGNGERGNEEEKKGLGFMWPLVAAGGAAVVAVFYFCFRKLR, encoded by the coding sequence ATGGATATCGCGAACGGCGCCGTGTCGAAGATGGAGGCGCTGGAGCGCGATAATGCGTCGAAGAAGGATGAGATCCAGGACCTGAGGAAGGAGATCGAGTCGCTGCGGCGAGAGGCGGAGGAGCTGGAGTCAGAGGTGAATGCTGCCGAGGAGGCTGGATCAGAGGCGGCGGCGCTGAGCAGCGTGCTCGAGGATCAAGAGAGAACGCTGGTGTTTCTGGAGAGAGAGACGAAGACTTTGAAGCAGCTGAACGCAGAGTGCGAGATGAAGGTGCGCGATCTGGAGCGGAGGATCGGCGTTCTGGAAGTGCGGAAGAGCGAGGAGCAGAGCAAGAGAGTTCGCGTGGAGGAGGAGATGAGAGAAAAGGTTGGCGAGAAAGAGAAACAGATTGAAACGCTAAAGCAGAGAATCAAAGATTTGGAGGAAGGGAAGGCTGTTGAAAGGATAGGGAACGGAGAAAGAGGaaatgaagaagagaagaaaggatTAGGGTTTATGTGGCCGCTGGTGGCTGCCGGAGGTGCCGCCGTGGTTGCTGTGTTTTATTTCTGTTTTCGAAAACTTAGGTGA
- the LOC137833043 gene encoding xyloglucan endotransglucosylase protein 1-like, with product MASSSCCASASLLVSVFLAITTLALGGNFYEDFDNLFGDVRVDIKDEGQSMTLTMDEYSGSGIVSKNEYLFGRFDMQIKLVPGNSAGTVTAFYLSSQGDNHDEIDIEFLGNLTGDPYLLSTNIYADGVGGREMQYYLWFDPTEDFHTYSIDWNPNRIVILVDDIPIRVMLNRESIGVPFPTSRPMRLYTTLWNGDSWATRWGAVKLDLSNSPFVAGFRHFNSNACIANDQDGAAGCKGFNGGKSTGLSEEKKNEMQRVLSKWVVYDYCQDLRRYAHGLPYECRRENLLDQIE from the exons atggcttcttcttcttgctGTGCTTCCGCTTCTCTTCTTGTTTCTGTCTTCTTGGCCATAACGACACTCGCGTTGGGTGGGAATTTCTACGAAGATTTTGACAATCTCTTTGGAGATGTAAGGGTTGACATAAAAGATGAAGGACAAAGCATGACCCTCACCATGGATGAATATTCTGGCTCAGGCATTGTGTCCAAGAATGAGTACTTGTTTGGACGATTCGACATGCAAATCAAGCTCGTACCAGGAAACTCTGCTGGAACTGTCACAGCCTTTTAC CTAAGTTCTCAAGGAGACAACCATGATGAGATAGATATAGAGTTCTTGGGAAATTTGACAGGAGACCCTTATCTGCTCTCAACCAATATATATGCAGATGGTGTTGGAGGTCGTGAGATGCAGTACTATCTTTGGTTCGATCCAACAGAGGACTTCCATACTTATTCCATTGATTGGAACCCTAATCGCATAGT AATCTTGGTGGATGACATTCCCATCAGGGTTATGCTGAATAGAGAAAGTATTGGTGTTCCTTTCCCAACAAGCAGACCCATGAGGCTTTACACAACTCTGTGGAATGGAGACTCTTGGGCAACAAGATGGGGAGCAGTGAAGCTGGATCTGTCAAATTCTCCATTCGTTGCAGGCTTCAGACATTTCAATTCCAATGCTTGCATTGCAAATGATCAAGATGGTGCTGCAGGATGCAAAGGTTTCAATGGTGGAAAAAGCACTGGTCTTAGTGAAGAGAAAAAGAATGAAATGCAAAGGGTTCTTTCCAAATGGGTGGTCTATGATTACTGTCAAGATTTAAGACGTTATGCACATGGTCTCCCATATGAATGCCGCAGGGAAAATCTCTTAGATCAAATTGAATAG
- the LOC137831137 gene encoding protodermal factor 1-like isoform X2: protein MERKRSHASLTMLAMLVGLLSQSLVIPVMSITVEDQKNYYTPDPHAGTPPSGSHRSPPSHGHGSSPPSHGGGSYTPTPSTPSGGNCGSSPPHHDPTPSTPSTPSTPPSGGYYGGTPPTPITVSPPTTPVDPGTPSIPSPPYTPSPSPFTGTCNYWRNHPAIIWGILGWWGTLGSAFGVSSVPGFSPGLSLPQALSNTRSDGIGALYREGTASFLNSMVNSKFPYTTNQVRDRFVASLSSNKAAQAQAQLFKMANEGRMKPKP from the exons ATGGAGAGGAAAAGAAGCCATGCTTCTCTTACCATGCTTGCAATGCTTGTTGGATTGCTCTCTCAGAGCCTTGTCATTCCTGTAATGTCCATCACTGTTGAAGATCAGAAGAACTACTACACCCCTGATCCTCATGCTGGAACTCCCCCCTCAG GCTCACACAGGAGTCCTCCATCTCATGGCCATGGAAGCTCTCCACCCTCACATGGTGGAGGAAGTTATACTCCAACTCCATCAACACCCTCCGGTGGAAACTGTGGATCATCACCCCCACATCATGATCCAACACCATCAACTCCATCAACCCCATCCACACCTCCTTCAGGTGGATACTATGGAGGTACCCCCCCAACACCCATCACTGTGAGCCCACCAACCACCCCAGTAGACCCTGGAACCCCCTCTATCCCCTCACCACCTTACACTCCTTCCCCATCTCCCTTCACTGGCACATGCAA CTACTGGAGGAATCACCCAGCAATCATATGGGGAATCCTTGGGTGGTGGGGAACCCTAGGAAGTGCCTTTGGTGTGAGCAGTGTTCCAGGGTTCAGTCCTGGTCTGAGCTTGCCACAAGCACTTTCCAACACAAGAAGTGATGGTATAGGAGCACTCTACAGAGAAGGCACAGCTTCCTTCCTCAACTCCATGGTGAACAGCAAGTTCCCTTACACAACCAACCAAGTGAGAGACAGATTTGTGGCTTCACTCTCCTCTAACAAGGCTGCACAAGCACAAGCTCAGCTCTTCAAGATGGCCAATGAAGGAAGAATGAAGCCTAAACCATGA
- the LOC137831137 gene encoding protodermal factor 1-like isoform X1 — MERKRSHASLTMLAMLVGLLSQSLVIPVMSITVEDQKNYYTPDPHAGTPPSGFSDSLCSHRSPPSHGHGSSPPSHGGGSYTPTPSTPSGGNCGSSPPHHDPTPSTPSTPSTPPSGGYYGGTPPTPITVSPPTTPVDPGTPSIPSPPYTPSPSPFTGTCNYWRNHPAIIWGILGWWGTLGSAFGVSSVPGFSPGLSLPQALSNTRSDGIGALYREGTASFLNSMVNSKFPYTTNQVRDRFVASLSSNKAAQAQAQLFKMANEGRMKPKP; from the exons ATGGAGAGGAAAAGAAGCCATGCTTCTCTTACCATGCTTGCAATGCTTGTTGGATTGCTCTCTCAGAGCCTTGTCATTCCTGTAATGTCCATCACTGTTGAAGATCAGAAGAACTACTACACCCCTGATCCTCATGCTGGAACTCCCCCCTCAGGTTTCTCCGATTCTCTGT GCTCACACAGGAGTCCTCCATCTCATGGCCATGGAAGCTCTCCACCCTCACATGGTGGAGGAAGTTATACTCCAACTCCATCAACACCCTCCGGTGGAAACTGTGGATCATCACCCCCACATCATGATCCAACACCATCAACTCCATCAACCCCATCCACACCTCCTTCAGGTGGATACTATGGAGGTACCCCCCCAACACCCATCACTGTGAGCCCACCAACCACCCCAGTAGACCCTGGAACCCCCTCTATCCCCTCACCACCTTACACTCCTTCCCCATCTCCCTTCACTGGCACATGCAA CTACTGGAGGAATCACCCAGCAATCATATGGGGAATCCTTGGGTGGTGGGGAACCCTAGGAAGTGCCTTTGGTGTGAGCAGTGTTCCAGGGTTCAGTCCTGGTCTGAGCTTGCCACAAGCACTTTCCAACACAAGAAGTGATGGTATAGGAGCACTCTACAGAGAAGGCACAGCTTCCTTCCTCAACTCCATGGTGAACAGCAAGTTCCCTTACACAACCAACCAAGTGAGAGACAGATTTGTGGCTTCACTCTCCTCTAACAAGGCTGCACAAGCACAAGCTCAGCTCTTCAAGATGGCCAATGAAGGAAGAATGAAGCCTAAACCATGA